The window CCAGGGCCTGGAGTGGAACATCCCGGCCGCCGAGCACGGCACGGTCTTCGTCCACCCCGGCAAGAACGAGGTGTCCGTCCTCAAGCAGTTCGAGACGGACTACGACGGCAGCGTCAAGGGCGCCTCGGACTCCACGCCCGCCAACGAGGCCCTCGCCGTCGCGGGCCTCAACTTCCTTGCGGAGCAGGTGCAGCGGCGCAAGGTCAAGGACGCGCTGATGCTCGCCAACCACCCGGCGCGGCGCGGTGTCGACTCCCCGCACGAGATCCGCGGCTGGCGCGACGCGACCGGCGCCGACCGGCAGATCGCCGTCGGCTTCGAGGGCGCGCCCGGCCACCAGGCCGCCGGTATCCCGGCCCCGCTCGGCATGGCCCGCGCCCGCGGTATCTACGACAACAACCCCAGCGCCAACTCCTTCGCCGGGTACCCGCCGGAGAGCTACCGCACCTGGGGCGGCTTCGACTGGATGACCGCGACCGTCGGCGGGCTGTGGGACAGCCTCCTCGCCGAGGGCAAGCCCTGGTGGATCACCGCCAACTCCGACTCCCACCAGGTCTACGCCGACACCGCGGCGCGCGGCGGCGGTGACTTCAACACCAACGGCCGCTACGACGACCCCGTCTACGCCGGCAAGATCGACACCACCCAGGGCGACTACTGGCCCGGCCAGTACAGCCGCACCCACGTCGGCGCCGACGGCTTCTCCTACGCCGCCGTCATGGACGGCATCCGGGCCGGCCGGATCTGGGTCGACCACGGCCAGCTCATCGGCGGCCTCGACGTCCGCGTGTCCGGCGGCAGCCGCTGGGCCACGCTGGGCGGGGCGCTGCACGTGAAGAAGGGCACGCGAGTCACGCTGAGCGTGGACATCGCGCTGGCCGGCGGCCCCAACTGGGCCGGCTTCCTGCCGAAGTTGGCGCGCGTCGACGTCATCCAGGGCGACATGACGGGCGAGGCGGCGGACAAGGACACCCTTACGGCGCCCACGGCCAAGGTCGTCAAGTCGTACGAGGTCGACAAGGCGTCCGGCACGGTCCGCCTGACCTACGAACTCGGCCGTGTGGACCGCCCGTTGTACGTCCGCCTGCGCGGCACCGACGGCAACCGGTCCGCCGTGGGCGCGATGGGCGCGGCGGTCGACCCGGCGGGCCCGGCCATCGACGTCGTCGGTGACGCCGACCCGTGGGTGGACCTGTGGTTCTACTCCAACCCGGTGTGGGTCCTGCCGTCGTGACCCCGGGGTACGCCCTCACCGTCGACCCGGACCTGAGGGACCTGCGCGCGGCCGATCATCTGCTCCTGAAGCTGGCGGCCGAACTCGCCCTCCCCGAGGGCACGTTCGGCTGCACGCACCTGGTGCGCGACGACCGGCCACGCGTCGCCCTGTCCTTCACACTGCCGTCGGAGCCCCTCCTGCGCACCGCCCTGGAGGCACTCACCGGCCAGGGCTACGAGGTGACGCCCGGCCTGCCGGACACGGTCGGCCGAGCCGTGGCGTACCCCGGTTCCACGACACTCACCGGCACCCTGACGATCACGGACCTGCTCACCCGCTCCGCGATCGACAGAGTGACGGTCCTGGGCGCCACGGACCCCCCGGACCCCGGGACCCGGCTCATGACGCGCGACCATGTCCGCCCCCACTGGGATTCGGGCGCGCTGGTGCTGTCCGCGATGCCCGCGGTGGGCGGGGTCCTGGTGCCCTTCGAGGTACCGGATCCGACGCCGTGCTGTGCGGATCATTGAGCAAACGTGATATGTAACACACCGTCAAAGTGCCCACGCTGCTGTCACGTTCGCGCAAACGCTGTTCGGAGTTCTTCGGATTCGACGGAAGCCCAGCTCGGCGGGGTGTCGTGGTGAGCGGGAGCAAAGGTGTGGCTACCCAACAGTAGGCGGAGGGCTACCTTCCGTTAGAAAGATCTGTTCGAGGGGCTGCACGTTTGACGGGTGGGATCCGCTTATCTGTTTTCCAGAGCAACGAGGCTCTAGGTGTCCGGCCCGCAACGACACGGGGGACGGAGCGGTACGACACCGACGGAAAGCGAAGGAAAACAGCCACTGTGAACTACGACGGAGTCAGCCTTGTGCTGGCCATCGCCGCCGCGGCGCGGTCCTACGCGCCCGACGTGTGGTTCTTAGTGCGACGCCTTCTCGGCGCCGGAGTCCGTATCGGGGCCGCCGCCCTGAGCGACGAGCCCCAGTCCCCCGCGACACCCACCCCCACGGCCACCCGGACGCTGGGAGGCCGCCGATGACCAGTCCCACCCCCGACCCCGCGGGTCCCGTGATCCGCAGCCCCCGTTCCGTCATGCCGCCCGAGTTCTGGGCCTTCCAGGCCCGTTACGACCGGGCCTGTCTGGAGTACAGCCGGATCCACCTCGGCAACGCCGTCGCGGCCCGCCGGCTGGTGGAGAGCACCTTCGTCTACCTGGCCACCATCTGGGGGCGCCTGGAGACCATGGACAACCCCGGGGCGTACGCCTGGGCCCTGTTCAAGCAGCGGGTGCACGGCGAACTCGCCGCGCAGGGCCGTAGTCCCGCCACCACCGAGACCCTGGCCTTCGCCCGCGCCATCAGCGCCGCCACCGCACCCCTGCTCGGCGCCTTCCGCTCCACCTTCCACGCCGAATACGGCGAGGAGATCGCGGAGTTGGAGGAGGGCATGGGTCTGTACCGGGGCATGACCCGGCTCAGCGAGCGGCAGTTCGACGTGCTCGTGCTGCGCGACGCCCTCGGCTTCGACACCCGCGAGACCGCCCTGATCATGGGCATCAGCGAGGCCACCGTCCGCTCCACCCGCCGTACCGCCAAACATCGGCTCGCCGCCGCCATGGGCTACCGGACCGACGCCACCGCCGACGACGACAAGGAGTGATCCACGCATGAGCCGCACCCCACGCAGCATCGAGGAGGCCCTGCGCCGCGCTCGCGTCTTCCGGGGCGAGTACACCGACGCCGACCTGGAGTCCGCCCGGCACGGCCTCGCCCGTCAACTGCACGAGCTGCGCTGGGTGCGGTTCTTCTCCGCCCTGCCGACGAGCGCCGGACGGGCCGCCCACCCGATGCCCGCCGCGCTGCACGAACAGGCGGCGCACGATCTGCGTCTGCTGTGCCGCGGCGCCGTCCACCACGACGGCGCCGCCCGCCGCATCACCGCCTTCGACGTCAGCCGCGACCCGGACGGCGCCCTGCCCTTCGCCTGTCTGCTCCACCTCGCCGACCAGGAGGAGGGCGCCCAGTTCTGGTGGCAGTACGCCGCCGGCGCCGGCAGTGTCACCGCGGCCCTGTGTCTGTACCTGCTCCACCTCCGCCAGGGCGATATGCGCGACGCCCAGCACTGGGCCGACCAGATCCACCGCCTCAACGGCATCGACTGGAACGGCTACACCCCCGTCCCGCACCACGCGGCCACCGACGGCGGCCGCACCGTCCACTACACCCTCCCCGCCCCGCCCCCCGCCCTGAGCGAACGCGCGGTCAGGGCGGTGGTGCACGATCTCGACGCCCTCCACGACGGCGGCCTCGGCCCCGTCCCCCAGCCCATCCCCGCCCTCGCCGACCACTGGGCGGACCTCGTCACGACCTGACGCCGCACCCCGCCCGCAGCGCCTCCAGCGCCGACCAGGCCGCCGCCTCCCCCTCGTCCGCGTCGAACTCCAGCGGCGCGCCGGAGCCGTCGGGGGAGAAGACGACGTACGCCTGGGCGCGATGCGACAGCGCCCCCCACTCCTCCCACTCGTGCACCCGGGCCAGTACCCGACCGCACGGCGCGCAGGTGACCCACGGCACCAGCACCGCCCCCGTGGACGGGTGCCGCGGCAGCACGTCCCGCAGTGGAGTCGTCCCCTGCGCTCCGTCCTCGAACACCCGCAACCGCGCCGGCTGACCGGCACCGCACGGCAGCGCCGCGATGCCCGCCCCGAGGTGGTCCCACACGTCCCACTGTTCGGCCATCACGGCGAGCTCGGCCCGCGCGGACTCGCCCACGGTCAACTGCTGTTGCAGCAGCCGGTCCACCAGAACCTCCAGGCCCCCCTCCTGCTCCCCGATGTCCCAGCAGGCCTGCACCTCGTCGACGTCCTCGGCGTCCGGCAGCAGGCCGGCCAGCCGGGACCACACGACGCCCTCGGCGGCGTAAGCGTTCGCATGGTGATCGTTCATCGGGCCGAGCGTAGTCGGGACAGGCCCGTCACTCCGGCGGGTGGAAGTCTGCGGCCCACTGGGCCCACCGCCTGGCCAGCCCGGGATAAGCGTGCCTGGGATCCGGAAGCTGGGCGCATGTCCACACTTCTCTCCCGGCTGCGCCGCGCGGCCGTGTGCGCCTGCGCGCTGGTGGTCGCCGTGCCCGGGCCCGCGCTCGCCGCGCCCGGCGATCTCGACGCCTCCTTCGGCGACGGCGGCCAGGTCTATGTCCACAACGGCCTTGTCTCCGCCGGGTACGACCTCGCACTCCAGCCCGACGGCAAGATCGTCACCGTGGGTCTCAGCCAGGACGCTGGCTGGCTGACGACCGACTTCTCCCTGATGCGGCACCACACCGACGGCAGCATCGACACCTCCTTCGGC of the Streptomyces sp. NBC_00287 genome contains:
- a CDS encoding sigma-70 family RNA polymerase sigma factor, translated to MTSPTPDPAGPVIRSPRSVMPPEFWAFQARYDRACLEYSRIHLGNAVAARRLVESTFVYLATIWGRLETMDNPGAYAWALFKQRVHGELAAQGRSPATTETLAFARAISAATAPLLGAFRSTFHAEYGEEIAELEEGMGLYRGMTRLSERQFDVLVLRDALGFDTRETALIMGISEATVRSTRRTAKHRLAAAMGYRTDATADDDKE
- a CDS encoding PHP domain-containing protein encodes the protein MGHGHHHHHGHDHDHSHAEGTALPAAFDVNVPDEALTPEQQSRRSLLRRAGLLGAGLAAGSVLASQATPAAAAAASAPAGRRTNGFLWLAGDHHIHTQYSSDGKYRVVDQVRQGAKHGMDWLVITDHGSTTHAKIGVEKVNPDIKEARAAYEDTLVFQGLEWNIPAAEHGTVFVHPGKNEVSVLKQFETDYDGSVKGASDSTPANEALAVAGLNFLAEQVQRRKVKDALMLANHPARRGVDSPHEIRGWRDATGADRQIAVGFEGAPGHQAAGIPAPLGMARARGIYDNNPSANSFAGYPPESYRTWGGFDWMTATVGGLWDSLLAEGKPWWITANSDSHQVYADTAARGGGDFNTNGRYDDPVYAGKIDTTQGDYWPGQYSRTHVGADGFSYAAVMDGIRAGRIWVDHGQLIGGLDVRVSGGSRWATLGGALHVKKGTRVTLSVDIALAGGPNWAGFLPKLARVDVIQGDMTGEAADKDTLTAPTAKVVKSYEVDKASGTVRLTYELGRVDRPLYVRLRGTDGNRSAVGAMGAAVDPAGPAIDVVGDADPWVDLWFYSNPVWVLPS